The DNA segment TTTCACTTTGTAATGTCAAGCTGTCACCCCCTTTAGGGAAAGTTGCAAAAAAATTCTAATCTATAATAGCCAATTAAGTATATAAATTTATTCTTTATATCCTAAACTTCTTAAAATATTTTCATTATCTCTCCAATCCTTTTTTACTTTTACCCATAATTCCATATATACTTTAGAACCGAGTAATCTTTCTATTTCTTCTCTAGCACTTTTACCTATTTTCTTTATCATTCTTCCATTTTTTCCAATAATTATTGATTTGTGAGAGTTTTTCTCACAAAAGATTGTTGCATCTATATCAATTATATCTTTATCCTCTCTCTTTTTTACAAAATTCAAATCTACTGCTACACCATGGGGAACTTCTTCATGCAAGTTATGAAGTAGTTTTTCTCTAATAATTTCAGATATGATAAATCTCTCAGGCTGATCAGTTATCATATCATGTGGGAAGTACATAGGACCTTCTGGTAATTTTGAAGTTATGATTTCCAATAACTTATCCGTATTTGTACCTTTAATAGCAGATATACCTATTATATCACTTATAAATTCATATTTACTATACATATCAAAAATATTTTTAAAATCTTCTGGAGAAATTATATCTATCTTATTGATAGCTAAAATAACAGGGGTTTTTACATTTTTAAGTATTTCAAGTATGTATCTATCTCCAGCTCCGATAGTCTTTGAATTATCTACAACAAACACAATAACATCTACTTCATTTAAAGTTTCCTGTGCCGATTTAACCATTTGCTCTCCTAATTTATTTTTAGGTTTATGAATTCCCGGAGTATCTAAAAATATAATTTGTATATTTTCACCATTATAAATAGTTCTTATCTTATTTCTCGTAGTTTGAGGTTTATTAGACATTATCAAAATTTTTTGTCCTATTAAATTATTAATTAATGTCGATTTTCCTACATTAGGTCTGCCTATAATTGTTACAAATCCTGATTTAAACGACATTTTACCACCACCTATTATATTTAATATTAATTCATTATTATTTTTAAATTACTCGGTACTATTTGATACCATGTAATTCCAGGATTTAATTTTATTTCATTTCCATTTAAATCATAAAACCTCGTAATATCTCTTCTGCTACCTTTCTTCCAAATTATTTTCATTATCTTTCCATTTGTAATGTAAAATCCCTTTCCTTTACCTATCAAATTTACATCAAGTCTTCCCTTACTGTCAATAACTTTTGTATTTGTATACTGAACTATTATATTCTTTGCAGATAAATGAATTTTAGTAACTTCATCTCTATGAGGCTTATTATTAATATATCTATAATAAAGTTTTTCTTCATCATTATATCTAAATTCTGAAACATAATTTTTCCTATAAGGAAATTTTATATCTTTTAAAATCTGTCCTTCAATATCCGTATCTTCTTCATTAAAAGAAAGCGTCTTAAAATTGCCGTTTGCTTTATATTTTCTCCTATGAGCTTCTTTTATTAAAGCTTCATAGCTCGTATACATATTATTAGGTATAGGCTTATGCCTTTTTCTCCAAAATGTATTTTTGCCACAAGAAAGTGCATCTATATCAGCCATTTTCAATGCTCTTATATCTTTTAAAGCTTGAGGACTTCCTCCTACATGAACATATAATGGGTCATATTCTAATGCTTTACTTATAAAATAAGGTCTTGCACTTCTCACAGGTCCAATTGTACTTGGTTTAGAAGAATAGATTATAGCCATATATCTCGTAATATTTCCTTCAGCTAAAATTTCACATATAATATCTGCATCACTTAATCCTGCCTGTGGTCTAGCTTTATAGTAATTATCTATCATAACTGCAATAGGTCTTGGATTTAACTGTTCTTTTTCAATATATAATCCAGTAAGAGGCGATTTTATCTTGCCTTCTCTATCATTAACTTTTTTATCTGAATTGTCAATACTATCCTTTATATTATTTTCAGAAACAACCTTATTATTACTTTCTTCTATAATTGACTGCTCAACTGAATTATCATCTTTTAAAGCCGGTTCACTTTTTGAGCACCCAGTAAACAATAGTAAAATCATAATTAAAAATATGTACTTTTTCATTATTTATCCCCCTTGTCAACTCTTTTTATCTGTACTTTTTTAATTCTTCTATTATGGATATCTAAAACTTTAAACGATATATCTTCATATCTTATTGTGTCATTTATATTTGGAACTTTTCCTATTAAATTAAAGACAAACCCGCCAATAGAATCAAATTCATCATCCGGCAAATTTATACTAAATATTCGATTTATTTCCTCAATAGAAACTTTTGAATCTACTATCAATGTGTTTTCATCTACATAATCAATTAAGTCAATTTCTTTATCATATTCATCTAAAATATCTCCAACTATTTCTTCTAAAATATCTTCAATAGTTACTAATCCCATAGTTCCTCCATATTCGTCTAACACTATTGCAATATGTACCTTTTTAATCTGCATTTCAGTTAAAAGGTCTATTGCTTTTTTACTTTGAGGAATAAAATAAGCAGGTCTTATTAAATCCTTAATAGTTAAATCTTCAATATTTTTCTCATCAAAATAACAGGAAAGCAAATCTTTTGCATAAATAATTCCTATAATATTATCCACAGAATCACTTATAACAGGTATTCTTGAATATCCATGCTCTAATACATATTTTATAGCATCTTTAATAGTTGCTTTTTCTTCCAAATAAATCATATCTATTCTTGGAACCATAACATCTGTAACATAAATATCTCCTATTTCAAAAATGCTATTTATCATTTCTCTTTCCTGTTTTTCTATAATTCCCATTTCTTCTCCTACATCAACAAGCGTCTTTATTTCTTCTTCTGATACAACAGTTCTATTGCTTGCCACATTTCCACCAAATATCCTAATAATCACTTTCGTTATTTTATTTAAGACAAACAAAACAGGCGTAAAAACAATTGAAAGAAAATCTATTAAACCTGCAAGTTTGACTGCCATTTTCTCTGGATTATATGCTGCATACGTTTTAGGAGTTATTTCCCCAAATACAAGTACTAAAACAGTCATTATAATTGTAACTATAAATGTTGCTTCCCTACCTGTAAAAATCATTAGAGTTAACTCCGTAGCAATTGCTGTTGCTGCTATATTAGCTATATTATTTCCTATTAAAATTGTGGCTAAAGTTTTAGAAGAATTTTTTAATAATTTTTCTAAAATCTGTGCTTCTCTTATACCTTTTCTTTTAAGACGCTTTACATTAACAATATTCAATGAAGACAGAGAAGTTTCAGCACTAGAAAAAATTCCAGACAAACTCAATAGTACAATAAGTAATACTAATCGCACAAATATATTAATATCCATAATATTCCTCCAAAGCTATTCCTAAATATTGCACCCCCTATTTAATTTCAAATTTACATAAATTATATATCTTTTCACTGAGTTAAAAGTATTTTAGCTTTTATTTTTATTTAGAAAAAATAAACAATTTAAAACTTTAAGCTGGAAAATTATTTATTATTGTATATTAACCGAGATAAAATGTTATATATTTTATCATAAAAGATAATATAAGCAACTACCATAGAATTAACTGCCGATATTAAAACTGCACCTGCAGCTACATTTTTTGCAATCTTTGCAAGTTCATGATATTTATCTGTAATTAAATCAATTGTAGCTTCAATAGCAGTATTTATCATCTCAGCAACAATTACTAAAGAAATAGTAAAAAACATTAAAATCATTTCTGTTTTACTTAATTTTAAAAAGAAAGAAAAAAATATTACTAAAAAAGCTATTACTACATGTATTCTCATATTTCTTTGAGTTTTAAAAGTATATATAATACCTTCTATTGCATACTTAAAACTTTCTAACAAATTTTTTGCCCTCATATTTATTCACCATTATTATCTTAATATACCCAAATCTTTTAATACTTTTTCCTCTTTTTGTCTCATTATTTTAGTATTTTCTTCCGTATCATGATCAAATCCAAA comes from the Caminicella sporogenes DSM 14501 genome and includes:
- the era gene encoding GTPase Era, translating into MSFKSGFVTIIGRPNVGKSTLINNLIGQKILIMSNKPQTTRNKIRTIYNGENIQIIFLDTPGIHKPKNKLGEQMVKSAQETLNEVDVIVFVVDNSKTIGAGDRYILEILKNVKTPVILAINKIDIISPEDFKNIFDMYSKYEFISDIIGISAIKGTNTDKLLEIITSKLPEGPMYFPHDMITDQPERFIISEIIREKLLHNLHEEVPHGVAVDLNFVKKREDKDIIDIDATIFCEKNSHKSIIIGKNGRMIKKIGKSAREEIERLLGSKVYMELWVKVKKDWRDNENILRSLGYKE
- a CDS encoding DUF3048 domain-containing protein, translated to MKKYIFLIMILLLFTGCSKSEPALKDDNSVEQSIIEESNNKVVSENNIKDSIDNSDKKVNDREGKIKSPLTGLYIEKEQLNPRPIAVMIDNYYKARPQAGLSDADIICEILAEGNITRYMAIIYSSKPSTIGPVRSARPYFISKALEYDPLYVHVGGSPQALKDIRALKMADIDALSCGKNTFWRKRHKPIPNNMYTSYEALIKEAHRRKYKANGNFKTLSFNEEDTDIEGQILKDIKFPYRKNYVSEFRYNDEEKLYYRYINNKPHRDEVTKIHLSAKNIIVQYTNTKVIDSKGRLDVNLIGKGKGFYITNGKIMKIIWKKGSRRDITRFYDLNGNEIKLNPGITWYQIVPSNLKIIMN
- a CDS encoding hemolysin family protein, whose translation is MDINIFVRLVLLIVLLSLSGIFSSAETSLSSLNIVNVKRLKRKGIREAQILEKLLKNSSKTLATILIGNNIANIAATAIATELTLMIFTGREATFIVTIIMTVLVLVFGEITPKTYAAYNPEKMAVKLAGLIDFLSIVFTPVLFVLNKITKVIIRIFGGNVASNRTVVSEEEIKTLVDVGEEMGIIEKQEREMINSIFEIGDIYVTDVMVPRIDMIYLEEKATIKDAIKYVLEHGYSRIPVISDSVDNIIGIIYAKDLLSCYFDEKNIEDLTIKDLIRPAYFIPQSKKAIDLLTEMQIKKVHIAIVLDEYGGTMGLVTIEDILEEIVGDILDEYDKEIDLIDYVDENTLIVDSKVSIEEINRIFSINLPDDEFDSIGGFVFNLIGKVPNINDTIRYEDISFKVLDIHNRRIKKVQIKRVDKGDK
- a CDS encoding diacylglycerol kinase, translated to MRAKNLLESFKYAIEGIIYTFKTQRNMRIHVVIAFLVIFFSFFLKLSKTEMILMFFTISLVIVAEMINTAIEATIDLITDKYHELAKIAKNVAAGAVLISAVNSMVVAYIIFYDKIYNILSRLIYNNK